The following coding sequences are from one Comamonas koreensis window:
- a CDS encoding IPTL-CTERM sorting domain-containing protein: MKKQILPPARYALLTACLLTGFAQAQSINFTGDTDPTGNMGASYSGTDVTVGITGVGSLDVLSGAALTTTIGMNVGGSAGAFGTVTISDGSQWDTKRVLIGTASTGIVHVKNNAKVTASDYVYIGFLAGGQGSVIVDGPGSSFTNAGTYNDQFWVGLDGGSGSLRVINGATAPFGSLFTSTAPGSASFIEVDGSNSRLEGTRQCNLGIAVSATVQITNGGTFKCGTIADLGFGSVSLSGAGSKWQLGRSLDIGTQSRMSDAALTIGEGSTVEVTNQLRLPNVANNTAALSKGVLNIEGATSPGTFSAAGIVFGLNGLGRINFNHTDASGHYLFATPISGPGTIETNALGITSLTGNNSYSGNTHINAGVLRAGTATGLSPASDYLVTSGGTLDTNTFSATFKSLDNGGLVTMAAGGTSNVLTVTQNYSGNGGVIAINTALGADSSPTEKLVVQGDTSGNTTLNITNLGGTGAATTGDGIMVVQVDGSSNGTFSLPAPGYVVAGGFRYMLAKVGNNWFLQSDVHVEASGPEASMVCTPAELSDTANQVATCTVTLTAAPTADLPINLVLPAANPRYTTTCTSPIVVAANATQASCTITATPNTTAGDGDVSLELAIAPPTTADAYTPAGPAAQVLIKDAGDTTLPPVTGTPTPVPTLGSLGLAALAALMGAVGLRRSRKTV; this comes from the coding sequence TTACCGGGGTCGGAAGCCTGGACGTGTTATCCGGTGCGGCACTGACCACCACCATCGGAATGAACGTTGGGGGCAGTGCTGGTGCATTTGGTACGGTCACCATTTCTGACGGTTCACAATGGGATACTAAACGCGTGTTGATTGGCACCGCAAGTACGGGTATCGTCCATGTTAAAAACAACGCAAAAGTTACCGCCAGCGATTATGTTTATATTGGCTTTCTCGCTGGAGGCCAGGGATCGGTCATTGTTGATGGCCCAGGATCATCTTTTACCAACGCTGGGACGTATAACGACCAATTTTGGGTAGGCCTTGATGGCGGATCAGGCTCTCTGCGGGTTATCAATGGTGCCACGGCACCATTCGGGAGTCTTTTCACCTCTACCGCTCCAGGCTCCGCAAGTTTTATTGAAGTAGACGGATCCAACTCAAGGCTAGAAGGGACACGGCAATGCAATTTGGGGATTGCAGTCTCGGCCACCGTGCAAATAACCAATGGAGGCACTTTTAAATGTGGAACCATTGCGGACCTGGGCTTTGGCAGTGTTTCACTCAGCGGCGCTGGGTCAAAATGGCAATTGGGCCGATCGCTCGATATAGGGACTCAGAGTCGCATGAGCGATGCTGCATTGACCATTGGAGAAGGTAGCACCGTAGAGGTGACCAACCAGTTGCGACTGCCCAACGTTGCCAACAACACGGCAGCATTGAGCAAAGGCGTGCTTAACATCGAAGGTGCAACCAGTCCAGGTACGTTCAGCGCTGCAGGCATTGTATTTGGCTTGAACGGCCTAGGCCGTATTAACTTTAACCACACCGATGCCTCTGGACATTATCTGTTTGCCACACCCATTAGCGGCCCAGGCACCATTGAAACTAATGCATTGGGAATAACGAGCTTGACCGGGAACAACAGCTATAGCGGCAACACGCATATCAATGCAGGTGTTCTACGCGCAGGCACAGCCACCGGCCTGAGCCCGGCCTCTGATTATCTGGTGACCAGCGGCGGAACGCTCGATACCAATACCTTCAGCGCCACATTCAAAAGCCTGGATAACGGTGGATTGGTAACGATGGCGGCAGGAGGCACCAGCAATGTGCTGACCGTCACCCAAAACTACAGCGGCAATGGCGGTGTGATTGCGATAAACACCGCCTTGGGCGCAGACAGTTCGCCGACCGAAAAACTGGTGGTACAAGGCGACACCAGCGGCAACACCACCTTGAACATCACCAACCTGGGCGGCACGGGAGCTGCCACCACCGGCGACGGCATTATGGTGGTGCAGGTGGATGGTTCATCGAACGGCACCTTTAGCCTGCCCGCGCCTGGCTATGTGGTGGCCGGTGGATTCCGCTATATGCTTGCCAAAGTGGGCAATAACTGGTTTCTGCAGTCGGACGTGCATGTAGAAGCAAGCGGCCCCGAGGCCAGCATGGTTTGCACGCCCGCCGAGCTGAGCGATACGGCCAACCAGGTCGCCACGTGCACCGTCACGCTGACAGCAGCGCCCACGGCCGACCTGCCCATCAACCTGGTGCTGCCGGCGGCCAACCCGCGCTACACGACGACCTGCACATCGCCGATAGTGGTTGCAGCCAATGCCACCCAGGCCAGTTGCACGATTACTGCCACGCCCAACACCACGGCGGGTGACGGCGATGTGAGCCTAGAGCTGGCCATTGCACCGCCTACTACCGCCGACGCCTACACGCCCGCCGGCCCTGCCGCGCAGGTGCTGATCAAGGACGCGGGTGACACCACCCTCCCACCTGTAACGGGAACCCCTACCCCCGTGCCCACGCTAGGCAGCTTGGGCCTGGCTGCGTTGGCGGCGCTGATGGGTGCTGTGGGCCTGCGCCGCAGCCGCAAGACGGTGTAA
- a CDS encoding IPTL-CTERM sorting domain-containing protein codes for MTKKQYTSSAQHTPLLSALLVGASLLGGLLPAGAQAQSVHFSGDASPLGDMGASHRATDVTVGHSGTSALAILAGGQLESDSGMVSAQAGSAGTVRVEGAQSSWTVAGDLLLGQAGSATLQVRHGGRVSSLQTLESATLPGSSALIDVEGANSTLRGEECLFAGEGMSAVQIRDGGLLDCEVNALLYFGSLSLRGAESQWRVGTHLEIGTFAGQAETALTIGEGAAVNVRDILWLSSPAPGPAGRAELTIEGSGRPGALQVHTLVLGNADASVLNLYHSDTSGQYQLGPDIYGTGQVQVNGTGTTVLTGNNSYQGSTRINAGVLRAGGANSLSPASDFVVVSGGTLDTSAYSPTVQSLDNGGRVTLAAGGTRSVLTVMRNYTGHGGVVEMHTALGADASPSAQLVVRGDTSGDSILHINNLGGAGAATTGDGIMVVQVAGASNGTFRLPAPGYMEAGGWRYMLAKVGKHWYLQSDQQAETAGPDPDQTPKPTTAPTPVPTLGALGMAVMATLMAAVGLRRHRRTL; via the coding sequence ATGACCAAAAAGCAATACACCTCATCGGCCCAGCACACGCCGCTGTTGAGCGCCCTGCTCGTGGGCGCCTCGCTCTTGGGCGGCCTGCTGCCAGCAGGAGCACAGGCCCAGAGTGTCCACTTCAGCGGTGATGCAAGCCCCCTGGGCGATATGGGGGCCAGCCACCGCGCTACCGACGTGACAGTGGGCCACAGCGGCACGAGCGCACTGGCGATTCTCGCCGGTGGCCAGCTGGAGTCTGACAGCGGAATGGTCAGCGCGCAGGCCGGCAGCGCAGGGACGGTGCGGGTGGAGGGCGCGCAATCGTCCTGGACGGTGGCGGGCGATCTGCTGCTGGGCCAAGCCGGGTCGGCCACGCTCCAGGTGCGCCATGGCGGCAGGGTGTCAAGCCTGCAGACCTTGGAATCAGCAACACTGCCCGGCTCCAGCGCGCTGATCGACGTCGAGGGCGCCAACTCCACACTGCGGGGTGAGGAATGCCTTTTCGCGGGAGAAGGCATGTCGGCGGTGCAGATCCGCGATGGGGGCTTGCTCGACTGCGAGGTCAACGCCCTCTTGTACTTTGGCTCGCTGTCGTTGCGCGGCGCGGAGTCCCAATGGCGGGTGGGCACCCATTTGGAGATCGGTACCTTTGCCGGCCAGGCCGAAACCGCTTTGACCATCGGCGAAGGCGCAGCCGTCAATGTGCGCGATATCCTGTGGCTGTCATCCCCCGCACCGGGCCCCGCCGGCCGCGCAGAGCTGACGATTGAAGGCAGCGGCCGCCCCGGTGCCCTGCAGGTGCACACCTTGGTACTGGGCAATGCGGACGCGAGCGTGCTGAACCTGTACCATAGCGATACCTCGGGTCAGTACCAGCTTGGGCCAGATATATATGGCACCGGTCAGGTGCAGGTCAACGGCACGGGCACCACGGTGCTGACGGGCAACAACAGCTACCAGGGCAGCACGCGCATCAACGCGGGTGTGCTGCGCGCAGGCGGGGCCAACAGCTTGAGCCCGGCCTCCGACTTTGTCGTGGTCTCTGGCGGCACGCTCGATACCAGCGCCTACAGCCCCACGGTGCAGAGCCTGGACAACGGCGGACGGGTCACCCTGGCTGCCGGCGGCACCCGCAGTGTGCTGACCGTCATGCGGAACTACACCGGCCATGGCGGTGTGGTGGAGATGCACACGGCATTGGGCGCCGATGCATCGCCTAGCGCGCAGCTGGTGGTGCGGGGCGACACCAGCGGCGACAGCATCTTGCACATCAATAACCTGGGCGGCGCGGGGGCTGCCACCACGGGTGACGGGATCATGGTGGTGCAGGTCGCTGGGGCTTCGAACGGCACATTCCGCCTGCCCGCACCTGGTTATATGGAGGCAGGTGGATGGCGCTACATGCTGGCCAAGGTGGGCAAGCACTGGTATTTGCAGTCGGACCAGCAGGCGGAAACTGCCGGCCCCGACCCTGACCAGACCCCCAAGCCAACCACAGCGCCTACGCCAGTGCCCACGCTGGGCGCGCTGGGCATGGCCGTGATGGCCACGCTGATGGCGGCTGTGGGCCTGCGCCGCCACCGCAGAACACTGTAA